The following DNA comes from Microbacterium foliorum.
GCAGGCGGAGGCGTTTCTCGAGCACGCAGGTGTCACCGGGCTCGTCCTGACCAAGCTCGACGGCTCGGCGAAGGGCGGCTTCGTCCTCGCTGTGCAGGAGCGCACAGGCATCCCCGTCAAGCTACTCGGCCAGGGCGAGGGTATCGACGATCTGACCGGTTTCACCCCCCATGTCTTCGTCAAGTCGCTCGTCGGCTGATCACAGGACTACCGCCGCGAGCACGAGGCTGGTTTCATAGCGTTATGGCGATCGAACACGACTACTTCGGCCTCCTGTCCTCCGGACCGGACGGATCGATCTTCTGGTCCGAGACAGTGGAGCTCGGTGACCAGAGCGTCACGGTCGATCTCACCGCGCCCGATCAGGACGATGTCTCAGCGGACGCGCTCGACATCGCGGCCTCGCTCATAGCGGGGCTCGAGAATGTCGACGATGTCGCCCGACGGGGCATGCTCGCTGAGGTCGATGATCGCACCAGCGAGGTCACCGAGTACATCCTGCAGCAGCAGGAGGCCTACGGCGATGAGCTCGAAGACGTCCTCGTCGACGTCAGCGGTGACGCCGCGGTCGACATCATCCGCTCGCTGCGCCTCATGAGCATGACGATCCTCGCCGACGAGCACGGCGGATCCGAGCCGTTCGCCGTGCTGGAGTATGCTCTCGACGCCACCACCACCGATGACGTGCTGCTCGTGAACCTCGGTTCGGACGGCAG
Coding sequences within:
- a CDS encoding DUF2004 domain-containing protein, whose product is MAIEHDYFGLLSSGPDGSIFWSETVELGDQSVTVDLTAPDQDDVSADALDIAASLIAGLENVDDVARRGMLAEVDDRTSEVTEYILQQQEAYGDELEDVLVDVSGDAAVDIIRSLRLMSMTILADEHGGSEPFAVLEYALDATTTDDVLLVNLGSDGSVQSVMSAD